The Gammaproteobacteria bacterium genome includes a window with the following:
- a CDS encoding dihydrofolate reductase encodes MKEDSPQGFSLNLIAAMDRHRVIGRDGDLPWRLPNDLKHFKRLTEGRIVLMGRKTWVSLGRPLPNRDNWVLTRDPAYVAEGARVFNRLDDTLAALEGRDAMVIGGAQIYRQTLPLARRLYLTEVDAEVEGDTRFPEFDSGQWRELDRQTHPADEHHDHSYSFVELVRV; translated from the coding sequence ATGAAAGAAGACAGCCCACAAGGGTTCAGCCTGAACCTGATCGCGGCGATGGATCGTCATCGCGTGATCGGCCGTGACGGCGATCTGCCGTGGCGGTTACCCAACGATCTCAAGCATTTCAAGCGACTGACCGAAGGGCGCATCGTGCTGATGGGACGCAAGACCTGGGTGTCGCTGGGACGTCCGTTGCCGAACCGCGACAACTGGGTGCTGACTCGTGATCCTGCTTACGTCGCCGAAGGTGCCCGCGTGTTCAATCGGCTGGACGATACGCTAGCCGCCCTCGAAGGGCGCGATGCGATGGTGATCGGCGGCGCGCAGATCTATCGCCAGACCCTGCCTTTGGCGCGGCGCCTGTATCTCACCGAAGTGGACGCCGAGGTCGAAGGTGACACCCGCTTCCCTGAATTCGACAGCGGACAGTGGCGCGAGCTGGATCGCCAGACGCACCCGGCCGACGAGCATCACGATCACAGCTACAGCTTTGTGGAGCTGGTGCGCGTATGA